One genomic region from Macellibacteroides fermentans encodes:
- a CDS encoding NAD(+) synthase, translating to MKHGFTKVAAAIPGVRVADCNYNITQIQALMLKASEAGAQLVAFPELSVTAYTCMDLFSGKLLLDQAEKALAELVHSTRDLPVLAVVGIPLRTENRLINAAVVFQQGKILGVVPKTYLPNYKEFQEQRWFSSASELKLDTIRIGNDSYPMGGNLLFETGNLTVGIELCEDLWVPVPPSSVLAMLGANVIVNLSASNELIGKNSYLRNLICQQSARCISGYVYASAGFGESTTDLVFAGNALIAENGSLLAASKRFEQDEQLIISEIDIDNLEHDRQVNTGFSKGLDRMLFAEAVRIPFDATSVEGTLTRTIDPHPFVPEGAALTERCEEIFDIQVSGLAKRVLHTHTQKVVVGISGGLDSTLALLVCVKTFDVLGLSRKNILGITMPGFGTTDRTYQNALDLMDSLGITSREVSIKAACLQHFEDIGHDASVHDITYENSQARERTQLLMDIANKENGLVIGTGDLSELALGWATYNGDHMSMYGVNGSIPKTLVRSLVEWVANYRVDEQSKRTLLDIADTPISPELIPADENGNIKQKTEDLVGPYELHDFFLYHFLRFGATPSKIFYLAENAFGTKYSRAVLKKWLHTFFRRFFMQQFKRSCLPDGPKVGSVSLSPRGDWRMPSDASSAHWLHEIELIPEN from the coding sequence ATGAAACACGGTTTTACTAAGGTGGCTGCAGCAATACCCGGTGTGCGTGTGGCGGATTGCAACTACAATATAACGCAGATACAAGCACTGATGCTAAAGGCTTCGGAGGCGGGTGCCCAGCTTGTGGCCTTCCCGGAATTATCCGTAACCGCCTACACCTGTATGGATTTGTTTAGTGGAAAGCTGCTACTCGACCAAGCGGAAAAAGCCCTCGCCGAACTGGTTCATTCCACAAGAGACCTGCCGGTTCTTGCCGTTGTAGGGATTCCGCTTCGCACGGAAAACAGACTTATCAATGCTGCGGTGGTGTTTCAGCAGGGAAAGATACTGGGTGTTGTACCTAAAACATACCTCCCCAATTACAAAGAATTTCAGGAACAACGGTGGTTCTCGTCGGCTTCGGAGCTCAAACTGGATACAATACGCATCGGCAACGACTCCTACCCTATGGGCGGCAATCTGTTGTTCGAGACCGGTAACCTTACTGTGGGCATCGAGCTATGCGAAGACCTGTGGGTTCCTGTCCCCCCAAGCTCGGTTTTAGCCATGTTGGGAGCCAATGTTATCGTGAACCTCTCTGCCAGCAACGAACTGATCGGGAAGAACAGCTACCTGAGAAATCTTATTTGTCAGCAGTCGGCCCGCTGCATCAGCGGATATGTTTACGCATCCGCGGGGTTCGGCGAGTCTACGACCGACTTGGTATTTGCCGGTAACGCCCTGATTGCCGAAAACGGATCGCTTCTGGCTGCCTCCAAACGGTTCGAACAAGATGAACAGCTTATAATATCAGAAATAGATATCGACAATCTGGAGCACGACCGCCAGGTTAACACCGGCTTCAGCAAGGGATTGGATAGAATGCTTTTTGCCGAAGCGGTACGTATTCCCTTTGATGCGACATCGGTAGAGGGTACACTTACACGTACGATAGATCCTCATCCGTTTGTGCCGGAAGGCGCGGCGCTGACCGAACGTTGCGAGGAGATATTCGACATTCAGGTATCCGGACTGGCCAAACGGGTGTTGCATACCCATACGCAGAAGGTTGTTGTGGGAATTTCGGGGGGACTTGATTCCACCCTGGCATTGCTTGTCTGCGTAAAAACATTCGATGTACTGGGACTTTCGCGCAAAAATATACTGGGTATCACCATGCCCGGCTTCGGGACCACCGACCGCACCTATCAGAATGCTCTCGATTTGATGGATTCACTGGGGATCACCTCCCGCGAAGTTTCCATTAAAGCTGCCTGCCTGCAACATTTTGAGGACATAGGTCACGATGCTTCGGTACACGACATAACCTACGAAAACAGTCAGGCCCGCGAACGTACGCAGCTATTGATGGATATTGCCAACAAGGAAAACGGTCTGGTGATAGGCACAGGCGACCTGTCCGAACTGGCTCTCGGGTGGGCAACCTATAACGGCGACCATATGTCTATGTATGGGGTTAATGGAAGCATCCCCAAAACACTGGTTCGTTCGTTGGTGGAATGGGTCGCCAACTACCGGGTTGACGAGCAATCGAAGCGTACCTTACTTGATATTGCCGACACTCCCATCAGTCCGGAACTGATTCCCGCGGATGAAAACGGTAACATCAAACAGAAAACCGAAGATTTGGTAGGCCCCTACGAGTTGCACGACTTTTTCCTTTATCATTTCCTTCGTTTCGGAGCCACTCCCTCCAAGATTTTTTACCTGGCCGAGAATGCATTCGGAACTAAATACAGCCGTGCAGTGCTGAAAAAATGGCTGCACACCTTCTTCCGCCGCTTTTTTATGCAGCAGTTTAAGCGCAGCTGCCTGCCCGACGGACCCAAGGTTGGCTCTGTAAGTCTTTCGCCCCGTGGCGACTGGCGCATGCCCAGCGATGCCTCATCGGCACACTGGCTGCACGAGATCGAGCTGATTCCCGAAAACTAA